The Arthrobacter sp. NicSoilC5 genome has a window encoding:
- a CDS encoding LysR substrate-binding domain-containing protein, whose amino-acid sequence MLDVRRLRLLRELSIRGTLAEVAEALQYSPSSVSQQLALLEKEVGVELLRKTGRRVQLTPQAEVLVAHTAQLLETMEQAEADLAASLTTVTGTVRIAVFQSAALALMPDTLTRMAAKYPEVRIEMIQREPETALHETWARDFDLVIAEQYPGHAAPRYPELDKVKLTTDAIRLAVPPASGGGPAIRTLEDTADLAWVMEPRGAASRHWAEQACRSAGFEPDVRFETADLQAQARLIESGNAVALMPDLVWTGRGTTAQLLELPGKPHRTIFTSVRRSSTQRPAILAARETLAAAAAAVATDDAG is encoded by the coding sequence ATGCTTGACGTGCGCAGGCTGCGGCTGCTCCGCGAATTAAGCATCCGTGGGACGCTGGCGGAGGTGGCCGAGGCGCTTCAGTACAGCCCGTCGTCGGTATCGCAGCAGCTGGCCCTCCTGGAGAAGGAAGTGGGCGTCGAGCTGCTCCGGAAAACGGGCCGGCGCGTACAGCTGACGCCCCAGGCGGAAGTGCTGGTGGCGCACACCGCGCAGCTGCTGGAAACCATGGAGCAGGCTGAGGCGGACCTGGCCGCATCCCTGACTACCGTGACCGGCACCGTAAGGATCGCGGTGTTCCAGTCCGCGGCGCTCGCCCTGATGCCGGACACCCTGACGCGCATGGCCGCAAAGTACCCCGAGGTCCGGATCGAGATGATCCAGCGGGAGCCGGAGACGGCACTGCACGAAACCTGGGCCCGGGACTTCGACCTGGTGATCGCCGAGCAGTATCCGGGACATGCGGCCCCGCGCTACCCCGAACTGGACAAGGTGAAGCTGACCACCGACGCCATCCGGCTGGCCGTTCCCCCCGCGTCCGGCGGCGGACCCGCGATCCGCACCCTGGAGGACACGGCAGACCTGGCCTGGGTCATGGAACCGCGCGGGGCCGCATCGCGGCACTGGGCAGAACAGGCATGCCGCAGCGCAGGCTTCGAGCCCGATGTCCGGTTCGAAACCGCCGACCTGCAGGCCCAGGCCCGCCTGATCGAGTCCGGCAACGCCGTGGCCCTGATGCCGGACCTGGTGTGGACCGGCCGCGGCACCACCGCCCAGCTGCTGGAGCTGCCGGGCAAGCCGCACCGCACCATCTTCACCTCGGTGCGCCGCTCCAGCACGCAGCGCCCGGCCATCCTGGCAGCGAGGGAGACCCTGGCTGCGGCTGCCGCGGCAGTGGCAACGGACGACGCCGGGTGA